In Alnus glutinosa chromosome 7, dhAlnGlut1.1, whole genome shotgun sequence, the sequence TGGTTGATATAAAATTCactcattcatccaaaaaaacaaaaaagaaattgtagttttatttatttatttattttattagtaaTAAATTGGTCTTATttaaagcgtaaggcgcccctaagtacaccgaaagtatacaagagaaagcacctaactagaaagcgaaaaagaaaaaacccaaaaaaaagaaagaaactcaaGAAACCCTCAAAAccaaaagccctcaaacccgaacCCTCAAGAAGCACACCCTACTAGAGGACGCGTTTGTAtcaccaaattcaaaatctccctCCAAAGAAAGTCCTCTTCAAAGGCATCCATAATCGCCAAGGACGAATCCTCGTTCACCCTGGAATCATCACCCTTTTCAACAAAAGGAGTGGCTGGAGTTGATGAAGACACAATCATCTCTAAAAGCGAGGTATGAGTAGTTGAAGCTTTCCTAGCCGAACTCGGGTTAAGAAGCCCCCGTCGAAGGAAGCCCTTCATCGAAGAAGAAGGCTTAACGAAACCCTTCTTGGAAATTGACCCCCCTGCAGGGTTCAAATCTGGAAGCACTGCCGCTGCTTCCTTGGCTGAAAAAAGCTTGACTTTTCCTTGGGGCTGATACCGGAGCTCAACAGACCCAACGCCATTGCTAACTGGTCCCGGAGATGGCCCCTCTGACCTGAGGGAACCTCCAGAGACGCTGAAGACAGCATCCCCTTTGCCGTAGCAGAGAACCCATCAGCAGCAATCAAAGGATCAGGAGAGGAAGTCGGCAAGGGAGGAAAGACAAACCTTGGAGCAGCAGAATCACTCCTACTGGCGAAAGCAGACCTCACCTGAGAAGACCCACTCTGCCGACAGACCCAGAACCACCCTAGAAACAGCCGCCGAAGTCATCTCCAGCCGAAGAGAAACCGTCGGACACTTCGCTGAGACGAGACCCGCGTCAGGGTCTGAACCCGGACCCTTAAACTTAGAGACTTCCAATGTCTCTTTGAAACTGAGTTTAGGCATGAACCGGCCCAAACAAAACCCTTTAACCTTATGGCCCAGACTGAACCCACCAAACCGACCCAACAACTTCCCCACAACCCAGTCCACAACTAAGTTGAACCTGGCGAATATCTTCCTCCACGAATGCAAATTCAAACTCGAGGAATAAAGTGGTGTAGATATTCAAAAGACGGCAATGTCAAGATATGTTAGATTTgcctttatattttattgaaagaagACCCTGGAACTTCTTTCTTCCTTAATGTTTTCAGCATTAGAATCCCCGTCGTTTATATTGATTGGGCAATTTTATAAGGCTGTAGGCTTtctaaaatttgtatttcaatTCAACAACATGATTCATAGTATGATGAGAGTTCTGTTGGTAATACTAAGTAGTAATCTTGTTATTTCAGTGCCCTTTGAAGAAGACGACAAGGATCCAAGCATATGGTTTCTTGACCACAACTATCATGAATCGATGTTTTCAATGTTCAAGAGAATCAATGGTATTCTTGTTTCAATTTAAGAGTGAATATGATGTCAGTTTAAAAGTTTTTATGGGGAATTCTAATTTTTCTCTATATGTCAATTTCTAATCATGTTTCAGCTAAGGAGCACGTGGTCGGTTGGTATAGTACAGGACCAAAGTTACGCGAGAATGATCTAGAGGTTCACAGATTATTCCACAAGTGAGATCATGTACCTTAATTTTAGGGAGAAAAGGGTTTTACAGTTGGATGTTTATGTAACTTTATCATGCCCTCGTTTTTTTGGGTGCCTGATGTTCAAATCTTATTGTTTTAACTAATCTAGTTTTGATGGAATCCTATATAACACTAGCTTGAGGCTTTCAATTAGATTAATGTATGAATATATTCCTTCGGTGGTTTTGCAACATATTCTGTCTTTGTTTTTCATTTGAAGTCTATTTTTGTGATCAATTTCTTTGTGTGTTGTAGCTATGTCCCAAATCCTGTCTTGGTCATTATTGATGTCCAGCCTAAAGAGATGGGGATACCCACTAAGGCTTACTATGATGTTGAAGAAGTGAAGGAGGTaagaaaaatatcatattttcttatttaatatCTTTATATAGAGATTGGATATGGTTAACTGTTGAGAATAGTTCCTATGATTTTAGAAGAGACCAATGGAAGTCAGTCAGTTACTGTTTTTCCCGTAAGCAGTCTCCATTTGTCGTCCTTGATGTTAATTTAATGCTTGATTATGTTTACAGAATGCTACACAAAAAAGCCAGAAGGTTTTCGTTCACGTGCCTTCAGAAATTGCTGCTCACGAGGTTGAGGAAATTGGTATGCCATGAcatgaaaattacattttccttTCATAAATTTTCACCATTTAGAAATCTGAAAGAAGATGCAAATCGACATTATCTTGAATTTATTTAATCTCCATTACCAATTACATTCTCATGTAATTCGTCAACAGGAGTGGAGCACTTGCTAAGGGACGTGAAGGATACAACCATCAGTACACTTGCAACTGAGGTTTTATGTTCCTACAagcattttcttatatttatttgCTAAATCGATCTCTTCAATAAATTTCACAATTAAGCTTTTTGATTATGTATGTTTATCTCTGAGCAAAAAAGATTTTCAAGTAATAGAGttgctttttgttttgttcaggTTGCTGGAAAACTTACTGCTTTAAATGGTTTGGATGCACGGTTACGAGAGATACGTGGGTACCTTGATCTTGTTATTGATGGGAAGGTTCCATTAAATCATGAGATACTTTATCATTTACAGGTATAGTTTTTGTTACCTTTTCATACATTTTTAACATTACcattttcactattttttttttttttttgttatttaccTACATTCTTTGACATTTCAATATGAAAATAATGGCATAATCATACCTCTCCAATCTGATCTGTGCTCCTGATCCTTTTACTTCTTCGTTTACCCATGTCACATGTTtcctcatattttaaaatttcaggATGTGTTCAACCTGCTTCCAAATCTCAACGTGGCCGAGTTAATCAAGGCATTTGCTGGTAATACAATCCATAAATTATGAA encodes:
- the LOC133874161 gene encoding 26S proteasome non-ATPase regulatory subunit 7 homolog A-like, with the protein product MDVIKSQQVSSKPIEKVIVHPLVLLSIVDNYNRVARDTRKRVVGVLLGSSFRGTVDVTNSYAVPFEEDDKDPSIWFLDHNYHESMFSMFKRINAKEHVVGWYSTGPKLRENDLEVHRLFHNYVPNPVLVIIDVQPKEMGIPTKAYYDVEEVKENATQKSQKVFVHVPSEIAAHEVEEIGVEHLLRDVKDTTISTLATEVAGKLTALNGLDARLREIRGYLDLVIDGKVPLNHEILYHLQDVFNLLPNLNVAELIKAFAVKTNDMMLVIYLSSLIRSVIALHNLINNKMLNKEHEKAEDAKPAPVPPVSGS